AACGATCCGGGCACCTCCTCCGCATCGCCGGCCTGATCGAGGAGAACCGGGAAGAACTGGCCCTGGCGGAATCAAACGATACGGGCAAGCCGGTGGCCCTGGCGGAAACGGTGGACATCCCCCGCGCCGCAAGTAACTTCCGGTTCTACGCGACGGCCATCGAGCACTTCGCCAGCGACGCCCACGCCATGGGCAAATCCGCCCTGAATTACACCCTCCGGTCGCCGATCGGCCTCGCCGGATGCATTTCACCCTGGAACCTGCCCCTCTACCTGCTGACGTGGAAGATCGCGCCGGCCCTTGCCGCCGGCAACTGCGTGATCGGCAAACCGTCGGAACTGACGCCCACGACCGCGTTCCTGCTGTCCAGGATATGCATCGAGGCGGGACTGCCCGCCGGGGTGCTGAACATCGTGCACGGCCACGGCCACAAGGCGGGCGCCGCCGTGGCGGACCATCCCGGCATTCCGGTCGTTTCCTTCACGGGCGGGACGGCGACGGGCAGGCGCATCGCGGCCGCGGCCGCGCCGAACTTCAAGCGGGTCTCCCTGGAACTGGGCGGCAAGAACCCGAATATCGTCTTCGCGGACTGTCCCTACGAGGATACCCTGCAAACCGCCCTGCTGTCCTCCTTCTCCAACCAGGGAGAAATCTGCCTGTGCGGTCCGCGCATCCTCGTCGAACGGCCCCTGTACGAGACCTTCCGGGACGATTTCGTCGAACGGACCCGCGGGCTGGCCGTCGGGGATCCGAGGGATGCCGGCAACCGGCTCGGCGCCGTCGTGTCCGAGGCGCATATGGACAAGATCCTGTCCTACGTGGAACTGGCCAGGGACGAAGGCGGGCGGGTCCTCTGCGGCGGGCAACAGGTGCGGGTTAACGGCCGTTGCCGGGACGGGTGGTTCGTCGCGCCCACGGTGATCGAGGGTCTTCCGCCGGACTGCCGGACCAACCAGGAAGAGATCTTCGGTCCCGTGGTGACGCTCCTGCCCTTCGATTCCGACGACGAAGCGGTGGACCAGGCCAACGGCACGCCCTACGGCCTGGCCGCCATGGTCTGGACCGACAACCTGGGCCGCGCCCACCGCGTGGCCGAACGCCTGCACGCGGGCATCATCTGGATCAACTGCTGGATGCTGCGTGACCTCCGCACGCCCTTCGGCGGCATGAAGCAGTCGGGCGTGGGCCGCGAGGGAGGATTCGAAGCCCTGCGGTTCTTCACCGAGCCGAAGAACGTGTGCATCAAGATGTAGCGGTCGGTATGGACGGTATGGAAAGTACGGTCGGTACGGACGATATCCCGCAAGACCAGACGTAACGCGGAGACACGGCCATGCAACAGCATTACGATTCCGATCGGGCCCCCGAACCGGTGGGACCCTATCCCCATGCCCGAAGGGTGGGGAACCTGCTGTTCCTGTCGGGCATCGGGCCCCGCGCCAGGGGACGACAGGACATTCCGGGGGTGACCCTGGGGCCGGACGGCGAGATCGCATCCTACGATATCGAGCAGCAGTGCCACGCCGTTTTCCACAATGTCCGCGCCATCCTGGAAGACGCGGGCAGCGCCTGGGAGAACCTCGTGGACATCACCGTGTACCTCACCGACATGGAAAAGGACTTCGCGGTATTCAACCGGATCTACCGCGAGTATTTCCGGGAGCATCAGCCCTGCCGCACCACGGTCGGGGTTTCCCGGCTCCCCACCCGGATTGCCATCGAACTGAAATGCATCGCTACGATCTGAACAAGGAGGTCCGATCATGGCCGTAACGGCTCCATTCAATTTCAAGGCCTGGATAGACGAACACAGGCATCTGCTCAAACCTCCGGTCGGCAACCAGTGCGTCTATACGGAGGCCGAAGACTTCATCGTCATGGTCGTCGGCGGACCGAACGCCCGCAAGGACTACCACTACAATGAAGGCGAGGAGTTCTTCTACCAGGTGGAGGGCGATATCGTCCTGAAGATCATCGACGAAGGCAAGCCGGTGGACGTCCCGATCCGGGAAGGCGAGATCTTCCTCCTTCCCGCCGGGGTTCCCCATTCACCCCAGAGACCGGCGGACACCGTGGGCCTGGTCATGGAAACCAAGCGCAGAAGCGGTGAGATCGACGGGTTCATGTGGTATTGCGAAAGCTGCGGGGAGAAGCTATACGAGGAACGTTTCGAACTGGAAGACATCGTCAGCCAGTTGCCACCCGTCATGAACCGGTTCTTCAGCAGCGAAGGACACCGAACCTGCAGGATCTGCGGCGCGGTCATGCCGAAACCGGAAGGCGGGTGATCGGGAGACCCATACCCTTCGAAGAAGTACTGCTTGTTTTCTGCGGTAAAATGCAGGCCTTTTCCGACTAAAGCCTTAACAAGCATCGAGGATCGCGTTTACAGGATTTCAACGTCCAATCGCATGGAAATCGCCACGAATTACGAATTTCTGCGAAAAAACGCGTTCTTAGTCCGGATTTAAAGTAAAAAATCGACAAAAAGTTGACAAATTGCCGATTTGTGCTTATCTTTTGTTTAGTAGTCCGGTGATGCTTTCGGAAAGGGGGTAGAATATGGTCCTGATTTACCGCGGATTCGAAGGCAACAGGGTGTTCAAGTGGTGCCGGGGAGACTCGGACCGGGTCAGTGTGATGTTTCCGGCGAAGCCCTTCTACAACCGGTGCATCAGCCGCGTGCTGGACGAAACGCGCGCCGGCAAAAACGTCCTGGCCTGGGGAGATCCCGAAGGCCTGTCCCGCCTGGGACTGGCCCTCAACGAGCGGCACATTCCGACCACGCCCTTCGGTGACGGAATCGCCATGCACTGATCGTGGCCGCAGGAATCTGTAGCGGCTGGTTTACGCTGCTCAGAATTCGACGCCCAGCTGCAGGGTGTATTTGTTCGTGTTCTCGCCGTTGCCGCCCCTGGCCGTCCCGTACGCTTTGTCGTGAACCCATTCAACCGTTCCGATAAGTGTTTCTTTCCACAGGTCGACGGTCAGCACGGAGAGGTAGCGCGATACCGGCAATCCAAGTCCCGACGCCTCGGATGTACCCTGGTACCCCAGTGTGAACTTACCGGCCCTCCGAGCCAGTTCGAACCCATAGTGGGCTTCGAGAGACCAGGCCGTTGGACGCGCCCCCCGCCTGTCGAACGCCAGCACACCGGGCGCGAATCTATCCTGAGAGATCATGTATTCGGCGGCTATAGCGATACTGCGGTAATGTACCGCGGTTGCCGCTGCCCAGCCTGGCATCCGATCATCGACGATAAAGGATGACCCGTCGTGACTCGCGTCGTCCATCTCGTCATGGTGTCCGAACACTTCCTCCTGAAAACCGTACAGCGTGCCCAGGTCATCGATAAACGACAGGTTGACGGCGAACTCGTCCTCTTCGGACACGTGCTTCTTGTAACCCACCGCCGCGCCGAAACCGGACCTGGGTTCGTTCGAGCGCTCGTCGTCACCGTAATATCCATAGACACTGCCCAGGAATTGACCCAGTGAAACACCCAACAACAGGGACTTCTCCCGTTTGGAACCGAACTTGAAAGACAACGGTTCGACGATCGCCTCGGTCTCGAAGGGACCGATGCTGGCATCGTGCGCCGCATGGATTTCAGCCAGCTCGAACATGGTGAAGGGCAGGAACTGTACGCCGCCCTTGAGCCACCACATTCCGTCGGGTGGACCGACAATCAAGGTCCCCGTAAAGATCCCGATTTCGTGGCCCGCCTCCTCTTCGTCGTGCTCTTCATCATGTTCATGAATCCATCCAAACTCCGATCCAATCCATTCGTGGGGTTCGATTCCAATACCCATTTCCAGCTGCTCGGCCGCCGTGGACGTGGAACTCTCCCCCGCAGACGACTGTTTGCGCGACACAGTAAACTCCAACACGCCGCCTATTTCAATCGACCGGAACAGGGATTCCAGACCGGATTCCTCATCGGCTTCCTGGCCGATAACCGAGGCCGTGCACATCACCGCCCCGAACATCGTGAGGAGGGCCGCACAGAACCGTGACGTACCGTTCAAGCATGAATGCATTATCTTGTTCTTCTGCTTTCTCGTGGCAGGCAGGCCACAAACCGTTTCAACGGCGCCGATTCACACGGGCTCTTCGGGACCCGGCGTATCAGGGGTGGGGCGCCATGAAGACCAGCACGACCAGCCTGGCGTTGCCCGAGTTTAGCACGCCGTGGTCGATTCCGGGGGGACACAGCACCGCCGTACCGGGAATGCCCTTCACGGTTTCGTCGCCGACCGTGAAATCGCCTTTCCCTTCCAGCACGTAGTAGATCTTGTCGTTTTCGGCGTGGCTGTGGGCCTTCTGTTCCTGGCCGGGTTCGAAACAGTAGATATCGCAGAACATGCGATCCGTATCGAAGAGATTGACCTTCTGGAATTTGTCAAAGGAGAACCGTTTTCGATCAGGCACAAATTCCACCGGCATGGCGGTTTGCTCCTTAGGAATGCTCAATGGGAGAGGAGACCTGGCCGGACAAAGACCTTGCGAACAGGTCGTTTCCCGGCATATTTTCATCCCGTAATCTATCCGTCGAACTTGAGGTTGTCAATCGCCAGGGGAATGGAAGAACGCATAGAAACCGTGACTACCGAAATCAAAATAGGTTCTCATCGCATAAAGTCGCTTAAACCCGGCATGCCCATCCTCACGCTGGCGCCCATGGCGGGCATCAGCAACTGGCCGTTCCGGTTGATCTGCGCGAAGATGGGCGCCCAGATGGTCGGCGTGGAATTCATCAACTGCAACGCCATTCTCCACAAGAACCCGAAGACGCTTCAGATGATGAACTTCTGCGACGCCGACATCTACCGCGATACCGGCATGTCGCTGCTCGCGGCGCAGATCTACGGGAACGATATCGGCCGCATGGTGGAAGGCGCGCTGGTGCTGGAGGAAAAGGGCGCGCAGATCATGGACATCAACTTCGGGTGTTCCGTGCCCAAGATCCTGCGGTCCGATTCCGGCGCCGCCTTCCTCAAGGACATCGACCGGATGATGAACGCGGTGCGCAGCGTGGCCGAGGCCGTCTCGATTCCGGTAATCATCAAGACGCGTCTGGGCTGGGACCACGACAACATCAGCATCCTGGAAGTGGTGAAACGCGCCGCGGATTCCGGCGCCCACGCCGTGGCGGTGCACGCACGCACCGTGGCGCAGAAGTTCAACGGGACCGCGGACTGGTCATGGATCGCCCGCGCCGTGGAAGTCTCTCCCGTGCCGATCTTCGGAAACGGCGACGTGTTCACCTACGAGGATGCGGTGCGCATGGTGGAAGAGACGGGGTGTGCCGGCGTGATGATCGCCCGGGCTGCGCGGGACAACCCCTACATCTTCTCCGGCGCGCGGATACCAACGTTCACCGAGCGCGTCCGGCTCGCCCGGGACCACCTGGGCATGATGGTGGAGTACAAGGGGGAGAAGGTGGGCGTGATGGAAATGCGCAAGTTCTTCGCCTCCTACTTCAAAGGCTTCCCCAACGCATCCCACCTGAGGACCAGCCTCGTGCAGGTGGACACCGTCACGCAGGCCCACCGGATTCTGGACGAATGGGTGACGGAATCGGATCGTCAGCCGTATGATGCTTGATCACGCGGCCTTCCGAGAAATACACCACGCCTTCGGCGATGTTCGTGGCGTGATCGGCCAGGCGTTCGATGTGGCGGGAAATGAAGATCAGTTGCATCGCCTGGGGCACCGACCCTGAATCCTCCTTCATGCAGGCCAGCAGTTCCTCGAAGATCTGGTCCTGCAACTGATTGACCTCCTCGTCCCTGTCGCAGACCTCCATAGCCAGTTGCTCGTCTCCGCGCACGAAGGCGTTGAGGCTGTCCTTGACCATGGACTGGGAAAGGTCCGCCATGCGCGGCAGGTCGACGAGCGGTTTCAGGAGGGGCATCCCGGCGAGCTGTTTCGTTTTCTTGGAGATGTTGACGGCGATGTCGCCCAGCCGTTCCAGGTCGATCGTGATCTTCATGCTGGCCGCGACAAAGCGCAGGTCCCGCGCGATGGGGTGCTGGAGTGCCAGCAGCCGGATGCACTGCTCGTCGATCTCCAGTTCCATGGCGTCGATGGGCTGATCGCCGGCGATGACCTGATCGCACAAGTCGATGTCGCGCTCCACGTGCGCCGTGATCGCCCGGGCAATCTGTTCCTCTACGAGCGCCGCCATACTCAGCAGGGCGGACCTCAGGCCTTCCAGTTGTTGTTGAAGTTGGGTTTCCATGACTTCTAACCCGCACGGCCCGTGATGTAGTCTTCTGTGCGCCGGTCGCGGGGCGTGGTGAACATCGCGTCGGTCACGCCCATTTCCACCAGTTCGCCCTTGAGCATGAACCCGGTGTATTCGGACACACGCGCCGCCTGCTGCATGTTGTGCGTCACGATAACAATGGTGTAATCGTCCTTCAGATCAAGCATTAATTCCTCGATCCTGGACGTGGCGACGGGGTCCAGCGACGAGCACGGCTCGTCCATGAGCAGGACTTCCGGTTCGACCGCGATCGCCCGCGCGATGCAGAGCCGCTGTTGCTGTCCGAGAGAAAGCCCGAGGGCGCTCTCCTCGAGCTGTGCCTGGACTTCCTCCCACAGGAAGGCCCGGCGCAGGCACCGTTCCACGATCTCGTCGAGGAAACCGCCGGACTTCACGCCGTGGATCCGCGGACCGTAGGCCACGTTCTCGTAGATCGACTTGGGGAAGGGATTCGGCTGCTGGAAGACCATGCCGACGCGCCGGCGCAGCCTCGTGACGTCGGTGTCCGGCCCGTAGATATCCACCCCGTTCATCCGGATCATACCCGTCATGCGGACCTGGGGAACGAGGTCGTTCATGCGGTTGATCAACCTGAGCAAGGTCGTCTTGCCGCAGCCTGACGGGCCGATGAAGGCCGTGATGACCTGGCGGTCGATCGCCATGGTCACGTTTTTCAGCGCGGCCCGGTCCCCGTACCAGAAGGACACGTGCTCGACATCGATGATCGTTTCCTCACGCAGGATCTTCGGCGTGACCGGCGCGTTTTCCGTCGTCATTCGCTAGAACCTCTTGGGCGCGTTGCTTGTGCAAACCGCCTTTGCGCCGCTTGTGCGCGTTGCCCGTGCGTGCCACTTCAGCGCACTGCAGGGGTGCGCGGCGGGATCACCTATGCCCCGGCCGCGGCCAGTGAATAGCGTCTCCTCAGCCGACTTCTGAGCCCGATCGCCGCCGCGTTCAGCGCGACCACGATGGCCAGCAGCAACAGGGTGGACGTGTACGCCATGGGTAGAGACGCCTCCCCGCCGTCCGGCCTGAAACCCGTGTCGAAGATATGAAACCCCAGGTGCATGAACTCCCGTTCCAGGTGCACGAAGGGCCAGGTGCCGTCCACGGGCAACTCGGCGGAAAAGGCGACGACCCCCGTGATCATCAGCGGCGCCACGGTACCGGCCGCCCGCGCCACGGACAGGATCAGGCCCGTGAGTATGGACGGCAGCACCACCGGCACGACGACACGCCACAGCGTCTCGAACCGCGTCGCACCCAGGGCGTGAGATGCCTCGCGGAGTCCCGGGGGCACGCCGGCCAGCCCTTCCTCCACGGCCACGATGACCACGGGCAGGGTGAGCAGGACCAGGGTCAGCGCGCACCAGAGGATGCCGCCGCGGCCGAAAGTCGGTTCCGGGAGTTCCGCCGGAAAGAACAGACGGTCCAGGGTTCCTCCCAGATAATACACGAAGAAACCGAGTCCGAAAACCCCGAATACGATGGAGGGTACGCCGGCCAGGCTGTTCACGGCGATTCGAACCACGTTCAGGAACGGGCCCGGGTTGCCGTATTCTCTCAGGTAAAAGGCCGCCAGCGCGCCGAAGGGCATGACGACGACCGACATGAGGATGACCATCGCCGCCGTGCCGAAAATCGCCGGATAGACCCCGCCGAGCCGGTTTTGGTCTCTCGGCGGCGACCACAGGTAGGACCAGGCGCCGCCCATATAGTGACGGATCCTCGTCCACGTGGTCATCGCATTGGGCGCGTAGATCCGGTGGACGTTCGCGAGGGAAACGGTGTGCTGCCGGCCATCCGCAAAAGACAGGACGATGGACAGCGCCCGCTGCCTGCGCAGGCGTTCCAGTTCCGGGGACTGCTCCCGGTAATGGGCCCGAACGGCTTCGTAACCCCGGGCGACGACCGTACCGTCGTCCACGAAGGATTCCAGGAAGCCGAAGACGTCCCCGCCCCGGACCTGCTCCACGACCACGGCCTCGCGGGGGGCGTCACGCCACGCGACCCGGCCTTCCTCCAGCCAGACGTATTCGGCCGGAAACCGTTCCCGGTCGCCGGTCCGGACCCTCAATCGATAGGCCACGGACCGCTCACCCGACAAGCCGGCGGTCCGGACGCTGACGCGGGACGTCTCGTGGCCCAGGACAATCCTGCCGTCGCGCAGCTCGTACAGCGTGAGTTCCTGGGGCCAGAACCGGCCCAGTCCGTGCACGACAATGACCAGGATCAGTCCCGCCACCATCAGGAAGCCGAGGACCAGGGCGCCGCCGGACAGCCAGATCAGGGCGTCATCCTTTGACCACTTCGAAACCATCACATCTCCCTGCGGCCGGTGGAACATCCGGCGCTCAAGCATACCGCCGTCTCAGCCGCCGTCGAACCAGTTCGGCCACGGTGTTGATCGCAAAAGTCGAAACGAGCAGGAGAAAGGCGGCGAAAAACAGGACCCGGTAGCGCGTGTCGTCCGGCGCGGCGTTCGGCAGGTCGAGGGCCACGCTGGCGGACAGGGCCCGGAACCCGGAGAAGGCGGACCAGTCCATCACCGGTATATTGCCCGAGACGAACAGCACGATCATGGTCTCCCCGATCGCCCTGCTGAACCCCAGCAGAACGGCGGCCAGTATGCCGGATCCCGCGGCGGGAAGGACGATGCGCACGGCGGTCTGCCAGCGCGTGGCCCCCAGCGACATCGATCCTTCCAGGAATGAGCGGGGCACGGCGGAAAGCGTTTCTTCGGACAGGGTGAATATGATCGGTGTGACGGCCAGGCCCATGACCATACCCACGACGATCGCGTTCCGCTGCGTATAGGTCAGTCCCAGGGACTCCTCGAACCAGGTTTCGTAGCCGGCCCGCAGCCAGGCGGCCTCCAGCATCGCCCCGCATTCCAGGGCCAGCCATCCCCCGGCGAGCACGGCAACCAGCAGCAGCCAGATCTCCCGGCCCGGATGATTGAACGCCCGGAACCGCACCGGGGCATGGTGCCTGATGAGAAAAGCGGCCACCACCGCGCCGGAAATGAATACTGGCGCCAGGAAGAGGGCGAAGACGTGGGACGCCAGGAACGGTGCAAGCCAGATGCCGCCGATGAAACCGAGCACGACACTCGGTACCGCGGCCATGATTTCCACCAGCGGTTTCAGTCTTTCCTTCAGCACCCGCGGCAGGAACTGCGACGCGTAGAGCGCGGCGAGCACCGAGACCGGCACCGCGAAAAGCAAGGTATACACCGCCCCTTTCAAGGTCCCGGAGATCAGCGGCAGGATGCTGTACCCGGCGTCGATCCCCTCGGGATCGGAAACCCCCCAGCGGAATCCCGCGGGCGACGTGAACAAGGGGTAAATCACCCACATGATCACGGCAAAGACCGACAGAATGGTCAGGATCAACACCACGCCGCCAAGGGCGGAGAGGCGGCCAACCAGAAGGTCCAGCAGAAGGCGCCGGTCAAACCGGCGTCCTTGGGGGCGATCGGTCATCCGGGGATCCTGGATCGGGATTTAACAGGGCATTATTGGACGAGGTCAACGAGTGGAAGTTAAGCGATGGGTCCGTACGGCGTCAATACCGGCGCATCACTTCAGCAGGGTCATCTTCCGGTTGAAGACGTGGGCGGTCCGTCCATCCGCGGTAGCCTCGAAGCGATAGAAGTACACGCCGCTCGAGAGATGCCGCGCCTCCCAGCGTTCTGTGTAGTGCCCCGGAAGCCTGATATCGTTCACCACCGTCGCCACCCGCTGGCCGAGGAGATTGTATACCTCGATCAGTATATGGCTCGTCGACGA
This DNA window, taken from Gemmatimonadota bacterium, encodes the following:
- a CDS encoding aldehyde dehydrogenase; protein product: MMHVLNYIGGELREPAGGTYLDNIEPATGDVIGRTPDSGTQEVEEAVVAAEKAFPAWSSLSVQERSGHLLRIAGLIEENREELALAESNDTGKPVALAETVDIPRAASNFRFYATAIEHFASDAHAMGKSALNYTLRSPIGLAGCISPWNLPLYLLTWKIAPALAAGNCVIGKPSELTPTTAFLLSRICIEAGLPAGVLNIVHGHGHKAGAAVADHPGIPVVSFTGGTATGRRIAAAAAPNFKRVSLELGGKNPNIVFADCPYEDTLQTALLSSFSNQGEICLCGPRILVERPLYETFRDDFVERTRGLAVGDPRDAGNRLGAVVSEAHMDKILSYVELARDEGGRVLCGGQQVRVNGRCRDGWFVAPTVIEGLPPDCRTNQEEIFGPVVTLLPFDSDDEAVDQANGTPYGLAAMVWTDNLGRAHRVAERLHAGIIWINCWMLRDLRTPFGGMKQSGVGREGGFEALRFFTEPKNVCIKM
- a CDS encoding RidA family protein, whose translation is MQQHYDSDRAPEPVGPYPHARRVGNLLFLSGIGPRARGRQDIPGVTLGPDGEIASYDIEQQCHAVFHNVRAILEDAGSAWENLVDITVYLTDMEKDFAVFNRIYREYFREHQPCRTTVGVSRLPTRIAIELKCIATI
- a CDS encoding 3-hydroxyanthranilate 3,4-dioxygenase, with translation MAVTAPFNFKAWIDEHRHLLKPPVGNQCVYTEAEDFIVMVVGGPNARKDYHYNEGEEFFYQVEGDIVLKIIDEGKPVDVPIREGEIFLLPAGVPHSPQRPADTVGLVMETKRRSGEIDGFMWYCESCGEKLYEERFELEDIVSQLPPVMNRFFSSEGHRTCRICGAVMPKPEGG
- a CDS encoding LbtU family siderophore porin, with protein sequence MHSCLNGTSRFCAALLTMFGAVMCTASVIGQEADEESGLESLFRSIEIGGVLEFTVSRKQSSAGESSTSTAAEQLEMGIGIEPHEWIGSEFGWIHEHDEEHDEEEAGHEIGIFTGTLIVGPPDGMWWLKGGVQFLPFTMFELAEIHAAHDASIGPFETEAIVEPLSFKFGSKREKSLLLGVSLGQFLGSVYGYYGDDERSNEPRSGFGAAVGYKKHVSEEDEFAVNLSFIDDLGTLYGFQEEVFGHHDEMDDASHDGSSFIVDDRMPGWAAATAVHYRSIAIAAEYMISQDRFAPGVLAFDRRGARPTAWSLEAHYGFELARRAGKFTLGYQGTSEASGLGLPVSRYLSVLTVDLWKETLIGTVEWVHDKAYGTARGGNGENTNKYTLQLGVEF
- a CDS encoding cupin domain-containing protein yields the protein MPVEFVPDRKRFSFDKFQKVNLFDTDRMFCDIYCFEPGQEQKAHSHAENDKIYYVLEGKGDFTVGDETVKGIPGTAVLCPPGIDHGVLNSGNARLVVLVFMAPHP
- a CDS encoding tRNA dihydrouridine synthase DusB; this encodes MEERIETVTTEIKIGSHRIKSLKPGMPILTLAPMAGISNWPFRLICAKMGAQMVGVEFINCNAILHKNPKTLQMMNFCDADIYRDTGMSLLAAQIYGNDIGRMVEGALVLEEKGAQIMDINFGCSVPKILRSDSGAAFLKDIDRMMNAVRSVAEAVSIPVIIKTRLGWDHDNISILEVVKRAADSGAHAVAVHARTVAQKFNGTADWSWIARAVEVSPVPIFGNGDVFTYEDAVRMVEETGCAGVMIARAARDNPYIFSGARIPTFTERVRLARDHLGMMVEYKGEKVGVMEMRKFFASYFKGFPNASHLRTSLVQVDTVTQAHRILDEWVTESDRQPYDA
- the phoU gene encoding phosphate signaling complex protein PhoU, with protein sequence METQLQQQLEGLRSALLSMAALVEEQIARAITAHVERDIDLCDQVIAGDQPIDAMELEIDEQCIRLLALQHPIARDLRFVAASMKITIDLERLGDIAVNISKKTKQLAGMPLLKPLVDLPRMADLSQSMVKDSLNAFVRGDEQLAMEVCDRDEEVNQLQDQIFEELLACMKEDSGSVPQAMQLIFISRHIERLADHATNIAEGVVYFSEGRVIKHHTADDPIPSPIRPESGGPA
- the pstB gene encoding phosphate ABC transporter ATP-binding protein, with protein sequence MTTENAPVTPKILREETIIDVEHVSFWYGDRAALKNVTMAIDRQVITAFIGPSGCGKTTLLRLINRMNDLVPQVRMTGMIRMNGVDIYGPDTDVTRLRRRVGMVFQQPNPFPKSIYENVAYGPRIHGVKSGGFLDEIVERCLRRAFLWEEVQAQLEESALGLSLGQQQRLCIARAIAVEPEVLLMDEPCSSLDPVATSRIEELMLDLKDDYTIVIVTHNMQQAARVSEYTGFMLKGELVEMGVTDAMFTTPRDRRTEDYITGRAG
- the pstA gene encoding phosphate ABC transporter permease PstA, producing the protein MVSKWSKDDALIWLSGGALVLGFLMVAGLILVIVVHGLGRFWPQELTLYELRDGRIVLGHETSRVSVRTAGLSGERSVAYRLRVRTGDRERFPAEYVWLEEGRVAWRDAPREAVVVEQVRGGDVFGFLESFVDDGTVVARGYEAVRAHYREQSPELERLRRQRALSIVLSFADGRQHTVSLANVHRIYAPNAMTTWTRIRHYMGGAWSYLWSPPRDQNRLGGVYPAIFGTAAMVILMSVVVMPFGALAAFYLREYGNPGPFLNVVRIAVNSLAGVPSIVFGVFGLGFFVYYLGGTLDRLFFPAELPEPTFGRGGILWCALTLVLLTLPVVIVAVEEGLAGVPPGLREASHALGATRFETLWRVVVPVVLPSILTGLILSVARAAGTVAPLMITGVVAFSAELPVDGTWPFVHLEREFMHLGFHIFDTGFRPDGGEASLPMAYTSTLLLLAIVVALNAAAIGLRSRLRRRYSLAAAGA
- a CDS encoding ABC transporter permease subunit; protein product: MTDRPQGRRFDRRLLLDLLVGRLSALGGVVLILTILSVFAVIMWVIYPLFTSPAGFRWGVSDPEGIDAGYSILPLISGTLKGAVYTLLFAVPVSVLAALYASQFLPRVLKERLKPLVEIMAAVPSVVLGFIGGIWLAPFLASHVFALFLAPVFISGAVVAAFLIRHHAPVRFRAFNHPGREIWLLLVAVLAGGWLALECGAMLEAAWLRAGYETWFEESLGLTYTQRNAIVVGMVMGLAVTPIIFTLSEETLSAVPRSFLEGSMSLGATRWQTAVRIVLPAAGSGILAAVLLGFSRAIGETMIVLFVSGNIPVMDWSAFSGFRALSASVALDLPNAAPDDTRYRVLFFAAFLLLVSTFAINTVAELVRRRLRRRYA